A genomic segment from Estrella lausannensis encodes:
- a CDS encoding HrpE/YscL family type III secretion apparatus protein produces the protein MSSKFFSLIKDGKIHLSPKTKVVKAAAFSELLSSIEVLEKVKNDALAYRQEVTEGSELEKEAARKEGYEAGFKEWAEHIAKMQQEIESIRGEYTKVLAPIALKAAQKIVGKAMETSQEAIYDIVTNALKPVLQHKRITIWCNKEDLQILDKHRQDLKDLFEMIEVLSIKERDDITRGGCVIETEGGIINAQLENQWAVLERAFQSLFKEGKAAPQHEHEAKSKG, from the coding sequence GTGAGCAGTAAATTTTTCTCCCTGATCAAAGACGGAAAGATACACCTCTCTCCCAAAACCAAAGTCGTTAAAGCCGCAGCCTTTTCTGAATTGCTAAGCTCCATCGAAGTGTTGGAAAAGGTAAAAAATGATGCTCTTGCCTATAGGCAGGAAGTTACAGAGGGTTCAGAGCTGGAGAAAGAGGCAGCCCGCAAAGAAGGTTACGAAGCCGGCTTTAAAGAGTGGGCCGAACATATCGCCAAAATGCAGCAGGAAATCGAATCGATCCGAGGCGAGTACACGAAAGTATTGGCGCCAATAGCCCTGAAAGCTGCCCAGAAAATTGTGGGAAAAGCTATGGAGACTTCCCAGGAAGCCATTTATGACATTGTGACAAATGCTTTGAAGCCCGTGCTTCAGCACAAGAGGATCACTATTTGGTGTAACAAGGAAGACCTGCAAATTTTAGATAAGCATAGGCAGGATTTAAAAGATCTCTTTGAGATGATTGAAGTGTTAAGCATCAAAGAGAGAGACGATATTACCCGAGGCGGGTGCGTTATCGAAACCGAAGGAGGGATCATTAACGCGCAGCTGGAAAATCAATGGGCTGTCTTAGAGAGAGCCTTCCAGTCCTTGTTTAAGGAAGGAAAAGCTGCTCCCCAACACGAACACGAAGCGAAAAGCAAAGGTTGA
- the sctR gene encoding type III secretion system export apparatus subunit SctR has product MIKPSFLFRKLLFLIPLMLLFMPMQGYSETPEEAKKAEQEAAKKRFEAAKGTNVNSVLDEPFDQFKHPTLITQAVALSIFALLPFIIMILTSFMKIVIVLSLLRSALGVQQAPPNQIINGVAFMLSLFVMYPTVMQMWDVARTAIERTQAPESLTAPGSSTYIIKIADETKEPLRDFLKRNSSVKHQRLFYGMAYRTLPENHRKELKPDDFMICVPSFITSQLKDAFEIGVLIYIPFFVIDLVTSNILLAMGMMMLSPVTISMPLKLFLLVMLDGWTLLVEGLVKTFR; this is encoded by the coding sequence ATGATCAAGCCCTCTTTTCTTTTTAGAAAACTTCTGTTTTTAATCCCGCTGATGCTTCTTTTCATGCCCATGCAAGGGTATTCAGAGACACCTGAAGAGGCAAAGAAAGCGGAGCAAGAGGCGGCAAAGAAGCGGTTTGAAGCGGCTAAGGGAACGAATGTAAACTCTGTTCTGGACGAGCCTTTCGATCAGTTCAAACACCCCACTTTAATCACGCAGGCGGTGGCCCTATCCATATTTGCCCTGCTGCCGTTTATCATCATGATTTTGACATCGTTCATGAAGATCGTGATCGTGCTTTCACTCCTACGAAGTGCCCTCGGGGTGCAGCAGGCGCCCCCTAACCAAATCATCAACGGTGTGGCGTTCATGCTCAGCCTATTCGTCATGTATCCGACAGTGATGCAGATGTGGGATGTCGCGAGAACCGCCATTGAAAGGACTCAAGCGCCTGAATCACTGACAGCCCCAGGATCTTCCACCTACATCATTAAAATTGCCGATGAGACAAAAGAGCCCCTAAGAGATTTTTTAAAGAGGAACTCATCAGTCAAACACCAGCGTCTCTTTTACGGGATGGCCTACCGCACTCTTCCTGAAAATCACCGAAAGGAATTAAAGCCCGATGATTTCATGATTTGTGTACCTTCATTTATCACCAGCCAGTTGAAAGACGCTTTCGAGATCGGGGTTCTAATCTATATTCCTTTCTTCGTGATCGACCTGGTGACTTCCAACATCCTTCTTGCCATGGGTATGATGATGCTCTCACCTGTGACCATCTCCATGCCGCTGAAGCTCTTCCTGCTTGTCATGCTCGACGGCTGGACGCTTTTGGTCGAAGGCCTCGTTAAAACGTTCCGATAG
- the sctS gene encoding type III secretion system export apparatus subunit SctS, with amino-acid sequence MFKSQVIELAYKGLLLILILSAPPILISMILGIMVAIFQAATQIQEQTLSFTIKLVAVILVLIVMGPWLGAYIMSFAKNIFLNFYQWSNASG; translated from the coding sequence ATGTTCAAATCACAAGTTATCGAGCTGGCATACAAAGGGCTTCTTCTCATTTTGATTCTCTCTGCCCCGCCCATATTGATCAGCATGATCTTGGGTATCATGGTTGCTATTTTTCAGGCAGCTACCCAGATCCAGGAGCAGACCCTTTCCTTTACCATCAAACTGGTGGCGGTAATTTTAGTCCTGATTGTCATGGGACCTTGGCTCGGTGCCTACATTATGTCTTTCGCAAAAAATATTTTTCTCAATTTCTATCAATGGAGTAATGCGTCAGGTTGA
- a CDS encoding EscT/YscT/HrcT family type III secretion system export apparatus protein, which yields MGHDYISIFLNSSLYQNPVAALSLLFLFFGRFMPIIALSPFFGSRVLPHPVKVTFALSMFVIFLPKILETTTRPIDFNLTLLMYMSKELLVGLLIGNIMSIPFVVVQSAGMLIDHQRGGSSLMVNDPTIQNQSSPLGTLFNMVLIYLFFTIEGPFMFLEVILQSYEFLPIDQFMNPNFFQTDSRSWAMLAQLLNQVMTLSIQFATPALIAILMTDSFLGIANRLAPQVQITFLGMPLKSLLGLYLVCQGWLLMVKQMRVTSIDWIQHTEEMVRYFKYVGQ from the coding sequence GTGGGCCATGACTACATATCAATATTTTTAAATAGCTCCCTCTACCAGAACCCGGTTGCCGCCCTTTCCCTGCTGTTTCTATTTTTCGGCCGTTTCATGCCCATCATCGCACTTTCACCTTTTTTCGGGTCAAGGGTTCTGCCCCACCCGGTAAAAGTGACATTCGCGCTCTCGATGTTTGTCATCTTCCTACCCAAAATCTTAGAAACCACGACCCGCCCCATCGATTTCAACCTGACCCTTTTGATGTACATGTCGAAAGAGCTCCTAGTCGGCCTTCTGATTGGAAACATCATGAGTATTCCCTTCGTCGTCGTTCAATCGGCAGGCATGCTGATCGACCACCAAAGAGGCGGCTCATCGCTCATGGTCAACGACCCTACCATTCAGAACCAGTCGTCACCCCTTGGTACGCTGTTTAACATGGTGCTGATCTACCTCTTTTTCACAATCGAGGGTCCTTTCATGTTTCTGGAAGTGATCCTGCAGTCTTACGAGTTTTTGCCTATCGACCAGTTCATGAACCCCAATTTTTTTCAAACCGACTCCAGGTCCTGGGCAATGCTTGCCCAACTTCTGAACCAGGTCATGACTCTCTCTATTCAATTTGCGACTCCGGCGCTAATCGCCATCTTGATGACCGACTCATTTCTCGGCATCGCCAACCGTTTAGCTCCCCAAGTTCAAATTACGTTCTTGGGAATGCCGCTCAAATCTCTGCTTGGTCTTTACCTTGTTTGCCAAGGCTGGCTTCTTATGGTCAAGCAGATGCGCGTCACTTCCATCGACTGGATCCAGCATACTGAAGAGATGGTCCGCTACTTCAAATACGTCGGCCAGTAG